A portion of the Oncorhynchus gorbuscha isolate QuinsamMale2020 ecotype Even-year linkage group LG19, OgorEven_v1.0, whole genome shotgun sequence genome contains these proteins:
- the LOC124006399 gene encoding XIAP-associated factor 1-like, which translates to MADKEEERTRICDQCHKEVAVSNFALHEAHCQRFLYLCPDCDEPVPRELLEQHHQNQHSQVKCTKCDKKAESRQLLDHECKARLQHCEFCLVELPLSAMAEHSLACGSRTERCSDCGRYITLRDQPEHGQICPDLNAPDNPSPPSSNGRRTAVVCRSCTRSFPLEEMEEHQLECDHTSESSIGDDDDEEDGSHKQEQASPRLTSSMKSTLFSAQGKRQEGEVDQISTCPHCHLALPVVTLRWHEVKCQIHVNLK; encoded by the exons ATGGCAGACAAGGAAGAAGAGAGAACCCGTATCTGTGACCAGTG TCACAAGGAGGTGGCTGTGTCCAACTTTGCCTTGCACGAGGCCCACTGCCAGCGGTTCCTATACCTGTGTCCAGACTGTGATGAGCCGGTTCCCAGAGAGCTATTGGAGCAGCACCATCAGAACCAGCACAGCCAG GTGAAGTGCACCAAGTGCGACAAAAAGGCGGAGAGTCGCCAGCTCCTGGACCATGAG TGTAAGGCAAGGCTGCAGCACTGTGAGTTCTGCCTGGTGGAGCTGCCGCTGTCGGCCATGGCGGAGCACAGCTTGGCGTGTGGCAGTCGCACCGAGCGCTGCTCCGACTGCGGACGCTACATCACCCTGAGGGACCAGCCGGAGCATGGTCAGATctgccctgacctcaatgctCCCGATAACCCCTCCCCGCCGTCCTCCAACG GCAGGCGAACAGCAGTGGTTTGCAGGAGCTGTACGAGGTCCTTCCCattggaggagatggaggaacaTCAG CTGGAGTGTGACCACACATCAGAGTCGTCGataggtgatgatgatgatgaggaagatGGCAGCCACAAACAGGAGCAGGCCAGTCCCCGTTTGACCAGTTCTATGAAGTCTACATTGTTCTCAGCCCAAGGCAAGAGGCAGGAGGGGGAAGTTGACCAGATCAGCACCTGTCCCCACTGTCACCTGGCTCTCCCCGTAGTCACACTACGATGGCATGAG GTCAAATGTCAGATCCATGTCAACTTGAAATGA